One Candidatus Binatia bacterium genomic region harbors:
- a CDS encoding DUF4215 domain-containing protein has translation MDCWASGFCYQSNQSENTTRPDAAFGPATQARCDAAGLQRAWGEGVDYASNRYWSAWQTQEWVNPWSICNENVCGDGVAVLGREACDDGDTDNGDGCSSTCTVESGWDCSSGTCVDINECATNADNCDTNATCSNTTGNFDCDCNAGYTGDGQTCETECGDGIPVGAEECDDGNTNDGDCCSSTCNFEAAGDSCDDQDGNGCTEGQCGGLGDCVAHPVSDGDPCTQDGAFCNGAESCQAGACAGAGDPCMGGGECADQCDEVNDTCNRPAGDPCTEDGEACTLDQCDGAGACAHPAGNGGELCRSEGGPICDPAEYCDGVNPTCPTDFVEPNTTECKAGAEDTCDPAEYCTGVAGEACPADEWADDGTSCDDGDATTSNDECVLGMCVCPGSPDDDVDDDGMPDLCDPDDGSIVVNQATAWPRRSKKARFIAKMSMTTDADTALDLSGGISVAFSDAASMLEQVDFAAEDCITKARGRKVQCRLADKTAKLLISQDKKDTSKYSMKLVVTKRGFESPVVGPIGVRVTAGDLDRTGQNANCTQRNAKTACR, from the coding sequence TTGGATTGTTGGGCGTCGGGCTTTTGTTATCAATCGAACCAATCCGAAAACACGACGCGACCGGATGCCGCTTTCGGTCCGGCTACGCAGGCGCGCTGTGATGCGGCAGGCCTCCAGAGAGCATGGGGAGAAGGCGTCGACTACGCCAGCAACCGTTACTGGAGTGCCTGGCAGACCCAGGAGTGGGTTAATCCTTGGAGCATTTGTAATGAAAATGTCTGCGGCGACGGGGTAGCCGTCCTGGGACGCGAAGCATGCGACGATGGCGACACCGACAACGGCGACGGCTGTTCGTCGACGTGTACCGTCGAGAGCGGATGGGACTGCTCGTCGGGAACCTGTGTCGATATCAACGAGTGCGCCACCAACGCCGACAACTGCGACACCAACGCCACCTGCTCCAACACCACCGGCAACTTCGACTGCGATTGCAATGCGGGCTACACGGGAGACGGGCAAACTTGCGAGACGGAGTGCGGCGACGGAATCCCGGTGGGAGCCGAAGAGTGCGATGACGGCAACACCAACGATGGCGATTGCTGTTCGTCGACCTGCAACTTCGAGGCAGCGGGTGATTCCTGCGACGACCAGGATGGCAACGGGTGCACCGAAGGGCAATGCGGTGGCTTGGGCGACTGCGTGGCCCACCCCGTGAGTGATGGCGACCCCTGCACCCAGGACGGCGCCTTCTGCAATGGCGCCGAGTCCTGCCAGGCGGGCGCCTGCGCGGGGGCGGGCGATCCCTGCATGGGCGGCGGCGAATGCGCCGACCAATGCGATGAAGTGAACGATACCTGCAATCGACCGGCAGGCGATCCCTGCACCGAAGACGGCGAAGCCTGCACCCTCGATCAGTGCGACGGCGCCGGGGCCTGCGCACACCCAGCGGGTAATGGCGGGGAACTATGCCGGAGCGAGGGCGGTCCGATCTGCGACCCCGCCGAGTACTGTGATGGCGTGAATCCAACCTGCCCGACCGACTTCGTCGAACCCAATACGACAGAGTGCAAGGCGGGAGCCGAGGACACGTGTGACCCGGCCGAATATTGTACCGGTGTCGCGGGTGAAGCCTGCCCCGCCGACGAGTGGGCCGACGACGGCACGTCCTGTGATGATGGAGACGCTACGACCTCCAACGACGAATGCGTACTGGGCATGTGCGTATGCCCGGGATCCCCCGACGATGACGTCGATGACGATGGCATGCCAGACCTCTGCGACCCCGACGACGGCTCGATCGTCGTGAACCAGGCCACCGCGTGGCCACGGCGCAGCAAGAAAGCTCGCTTTATCGCCAAGATGAGCATGACCACCGATGCAGACACCGCACTCGATTTGTCGGGTGGCATCAGCGTCGCCTTCAGCGACGCGGCCAGCATGCTCGAGCAGGTCGACTTTGCGGCCGAGGATTGCATCACCAAGGCCCGGGGTCGGAAGGTTCAATGCCGCCTGGCCGACAAGACGGCGAAACTGTTGATCTCGCAGGACAAGAAGGACACCAGCAAGTACTCGATGAAGCTCGTCGTGACCAAGCGAGGCTTCGAATCCCCGGTCGTCGGGCCAATCGGGGTTCGCGTTACCGCGGGCGATCTCGATCGCACGGGCCAGAACGCCAACTGCACGCAGCGCAACGCCAAGACGGCCTGCAGGTGA
- a CDS encoding MFS transporter yields MSASRGTTSNIGIYMTTFFWGLRTEDLRWFALVGIGAVLALPFVAYVQQRWDKRNILLTVSCLSLFEGLFVINLRFFDVLPENGDPRLLAILIASGSIAAALAVIQGIIGASIVADILDDHELKTGLRQEAMFNAGLSFCGKAVSGFGALFSGLILTMIAFPTQAKSAGGVPAEAIHNLGLIVGLAVPLLYLVPINLIRKYKISRRRHAEIRAQLEERRAAEQV; encoded by the coding sequence TTGTCGGCTAGCCGCGGCACGACCTCGAATATCGGCATCTACATGACGACTTTCTTCTGGGGCCTTCGGACCGAAGACTTGCGGTGGTTCGCCTTGGTGGGGATCGGTGCGGTTCTCGCTCTCCCCTTCGTCGCCTATGTCCAACAGCGATGGGACAAGCGCAACATCCTTCTGACCGTGTCGTGCCTGAGTCTCTTCGAGGGACTGTTCGTGATCAATCTTCGCTTCTTCGACGTGCTCCCCGAAAATGGCGATCCGCGATTGCTCGCGATCCTCATTGCAAGCGGGAGCATCGCGGCCGCTCTCGCCGTGATCCAGGGGATCATCGGCGCCTCGATCGTCGCCGACATCCTCGACGACCACGAACTGAAAACCGGCCTCCGCCAGGAAGCGATGTTCAATGCCGGCCTTTCCTTTTGCGGCAAAGCCGTCTCTGGCTTCGGCGCCCTGTTCAGCGGTCTCATTCTCACGATGATTGCGTTCCCGACGCAGGCGAAAAGTGCCGGGGGTGTACCGGCGGAGGCGATTCACAATCTCGGCCTCATCGTGGGACTCGCCGTGCCGCTTCTCTACCTGGTACCCATCAATCTCATCCGCAAGTACAAGATCTCGCGGCGCCGCCACGCCGAAATCCGCGCGCAACTCGAAGAGCGCCGCGCGGCCGAGCAGGTTTGA
- a CDS encoding DoxX family protein gives MEILFQGAKILSLTLFLGYGLSCLFTGAMEAEFARFGLSRWRRLTGALEVLGGFGILLGHFFSPLLIASAAGLSLLMFLGVLTRIRVRDPLLETLPALLLMFVNLFIVLHAAGADLQIADLKPFWGSTLT, from the coding sequence ATGGAAATTTTGTTCCAAGGGGCGAAGATCCTCTCGCTTACACTCTTTCTCGGCTACGGTCTGAGTTGTCTGTTCACGGGTGCGATGGAGGCCGAATTCGCGCGGTTTGGCCTGAGCCGATGGCGACGTTTGACCGGGGCCCTGGAAGTGCTCGGCGGGTTTGGGATTCTACTCGGACACTTCTTCTCACCCTTGCTCATTGCGTCCGCGGCCGGCCTCTCTCTCTTGATGTTCCTGGGTGTCCTGACGCGAATTCGGGTGCGGGATCCCCTCCTCGAGACCTTACCTGCACTTCTTTTGATGTTCGTGAACCTTTTCATCGTCCTCCATGCAGCCGGGGCAGACCTGCAGATCGCCGACCTGAAGCCCTTTTGGGGCTCTACGCTGACATAA